In one Spirosoma rigui genomic region, the following are encoded:
- a CDS encoding DoxX family protein, with the protein MRPLFAPLDRFRAYAPFLLRLAFACELFDAAGHTALHPAEGIPGYASWLTDLGFPFPTLSAVLSAYTEFLGALLMVIGWKTRWAALFLTINFMLAVVVAHLATADTYKNSFPAINLLAMSIFLLLNGSGKPSIDEGL; encoded by the coding sequence ATGCGCCCTCTCTTCGCACCGCTGGATCGTTTTCGCGCCTATGCCCCGTTTCTGCTGCGGCTGGCGTTTGCCTGTGAGCTTTTCGATGCCGCCGGCCATACGGCGCTGCACCCGGCGGAAGGTATTCCCGGCTATGCCAGCTGGCTGACAGACCTGGGCTTTCCATTCCCGACCCTTAGCGCGGTACTGTCGGCCTACACTGAATTCTTGGGTGCCCTCCTGATGGTTATTGGTTGGAAAACACGCTGGGCAGCCCTTTTCCTGACCATCAATTTTATGCTGGCTGTTGTGGTTGCCCACCTCGCCACGGCCGATACGTATAAAAATTCGTTCCCGGCAATTAATTTACTGGCAATGAGTATCTTTCTACTACTCAATGGCTCCGGAAAGCCATCAATCGATGAAGGACTATAA
- a CDS encoding TonB family protein encodes MNTDSTFRHSLLALARYPKTAQEAGKTGRVYVDFTIDTRGQITNIDFLNSNTVDNSFLKAARQLMEQLPVQKPTYAGDYVLPVAFLLEPATGTIHQPSESDRAAFDRTFVQLTHSRSLLNELSVMVYARQHITPVHA; translated from the coding sequence TTGAACACGGACTCTACCTTCAGGCATTCGTTACTCGCGCTGGCCCGTTATCCCAAAACGGCGCAGGAAGCGGGTAAAACAGGCCGGGTGTATGTCGACTTCACGATCGACACCCGGGGCCAGATTACAAATATTGATTTTCTGAACAGCAACACGGTCGACAATTCGTTTCTGAAAGCGGCCAGGCAACTTATGGAGCAATTACCGGTCCAGAAGCCCACCTACGCAGGCGACTATGTTCTTCCTGTTGCCTTTCTGCTGGAACCTGCAACGGGAACTATACATCAGCCTTCAGAATCGGATAGAGCTGCTTTTGACCGGACATTTGTGCAGTTGACCCATTCCAGGTCACTATTGAACGAACTATCGGTGATGGTATACGCCAGGCAACACATCACACCAGTTCATGCATAG
- a CDS encoding PhzF family phenazine biosynthesis protein, whose protein sequence is MRLYQLDAFTDRLFAGNPAAVVPLTEWLPDEQMQQIAAENNLAETAFYVKTDDDAHYHIRWFTPTVEVDLCGHATLATGHVIFYLEEKPETDQIFFESRRGMLKVCRGENGWLTLDFPIDVVQRANLQPPALLTSLGEKPLWVFKGKTDYMVVYDTQEQIEALTPDFREMSTVPARGIIVTAPARSDEDGNDDSVDFVSRFFGPQSGGDEDPVTGSAHTTLVPYWAEKLGKTELTARQLSARGGYLKCKLNGDRVDISGQVQLYMKGEIL, encoded by the coding sequence ATGCGCCTATATCAACTCGATGCTTTCACCGACCGGCTATTTGCCGGGAATCCGGCGGCTGTTGTGCCGTTAACCGAGTGGCTCCCCGACGAGCAGATGCAGCAGATTGCCGCTGAGAACAACCTGGCTGAAACGGCATTTTACGTAAAAACCGACGATGATGCCCATTATCACATCCGCTGGTTTACGCCCACGGTTGAGGTTGATTTGTGCGGTCATGCAACACTCGCTACGGGCCACGTTATTTTTTATCTGGAAGAAAAACCCGAGACCGATCAGATCTTTTTCGAATCTCGCCGGGGTATGCTGAAAGTATGCCGGGGCGAAAATGGCTGGCTCACGCTCGACTTTCCGATCGATGTGGTGCAGCGGGCCAACTTACAGCCGCCCGCTCTGCTGACCAGCCTGGGCGAAAAGCCGCTTTGGGTTTTCAAAGGCAAGACTGATTATATGGTGGTCTACGATACGCAGGAGCAGATTGAAGCCCTCACCCCCGACTTCCGGGAAATGAGCACCGTACCGGCCCGTGGTATCATTGTAACCGCTCCCGCTCGTTCGGACGAAGACGGCAACGACGATTCGGTGGACTTCGTCTCGCGGTTTTTCGGACCCCAATCGGGTGGCGATGAAGATCCGGTGACGGGATCCGCTCATACGACGCTGGTACCGTACTGGGCGGAAAAACTGGGTAAGACCGAGCTTACCGCCCGTCAGTTGTCGGCGCGGGGTGGCTACCTCAAATGCAAGCTCAACGGCGACCGGGTCGATATTTCGGGCCAGGTACAGCTGTACATGAAGGGAGAGATTCTGTAA
- a CDS encoding HAD-IA family hydrolase, giving the protein MDGLLVDSEPHWRAAERDIFDSVGLHLTDDECKLTTGLPILDVVNYWFVRQPWSDEEASGRSNQQLADAITDNVHERIAAYAEPMPGAVNAVEFFHRRGIPTAIASASPMSLIEVVVDRIGIRPLLTLWHSATLEARNKPAPDVYLGTARRLGVLPDDCVAFEDSGSGLISARSAGMRAVAVPAEFEREDPKFAIATCKIPSLTDFDETIFHFLNTYS; this is encoded by the coding sequence ATGGACGGTCTGCTGGTGGATTCTGAACCACACTGGCGGGCTGCCGAACGGGATATATTTGACTCGGTGGGTCTCCATCTGACCGATGATGAATGCAAACTAACAACGGGCCTGCCCATTCTGGACGTTGTCAACTACTGGTTTGTCCGGCAACCCTGGTCCGATGAGGAAGCATCCGGGCGCAGCAACCAGCAACTGGCTGATGCTATAACCGACAATGTGCACGAGCGAATTGCTGCGTATGCCGAACCTATGCCGGGCGCTGTCAATGCGGTTGAATTTTTCCACCGGCGCGGTATCCCAACGGCTATTGCGTCAGCATCGCCCATGAGCCTTATCGAAGTTGTCGTAGACCGGATCGGTATACGGCCGCTGCTGACGCTCTGGCACTCGGCTACGCTCGAAGCCCGTAATAAACCCGCCCCCGACGTATACCTGGGTACTGCGCGTCGGCTGGGGGTGCTTCCCGACGATTGTGTGGCGTTCGAGGATTCGGGAAGCGGGCTCATTTCGGCCCGATCGGCGGGGATGCGCGCAGTGGCCGTACCCGCCGAATTTGAACGGGAGGATCCGAAATTTGCGATTGCTACCTGCAAGATTCCGTCGCTGACAGATTTCGACGAAACCATTTTCCACTTCCTGAACACTTATTCCTAA
- a CDS encoding YciI family protein: protein MQYVIHAYDHADADAFDRRMAVRPAHLDYVRQLKAEGKFLLGGALLDADGRMIGSMLMLDLVSDEELTTYLATDPYIVQEVWDKIDVKPFRRADV, encoded by the coding sequence ATGCAGTACGTTATTCACGCTTATGATCACGCCGATGCTGATGCCTTTGACCGACGCATGGCTGTCCGGCCCGCCCACCTCGACTACGTCCGCCAGCTCAAAGCCGAAGGCAAGTTCCTGCTCGGCGGGGCACTCCTCGATGCTGATGGACGCATGATTGGATCTATGCTTATGCTCGACCTGGTGTCTGACGAGGAACTGACAACCTACCTGGCTACTGATCCCTACATCGTCCAGGAAGTCTGGGATAAAATCGATGTCAAGCCTTTCCGTCGGGCCGACGTGTAA